A window from Telopea speciosissima isolate NSW1024214 ecotype Mountain lineage chromosome 8, Tspe_v1, whole genome shotgun sequence encodes these proteins:
- the LOC122672045 gene encoding uncharacterized protein LOC122672045 produces MSICQIPIPVDVKDDGWLWTFSKSGLFTVKSAYHAIISPYQQGSSSLDPFWGNIWRLILVPKIKLFLWRCCSNALAVNQLLTVWLVSPLRLDTSEFHSDNFKDWLNFLFVSVPVKSDFDIIWSSLLWQIWKTWNRFVFDHLDPSLSSTLSAFAHTVSEGQLCVSNSLISANGAVAAPRPPPVSPPNGFTMFADGAWCAATWRGSRGVVFRAQSGSFVAARCRCGPCFSAATAEAEAIRDGILAALCFDLFLIVVFSDCLAVVNALNALPCSLDWAARSAVDDILSVLFF; encoded by the exons ATGTCTATTTGTCAAATTCCTATTCCTGTTGATGTTAAGGATGATGGCTGGTTGTGGACTTTCTCTAAATCAGGGCTGTTTACAGTTAAATCTGCATATCACGCTATTATTTCTCCATATCAGCAGGGTTCCTCAAGTCTAGACCCCTTTTGGGGTAATATTTGGAGACTCATTTTAGTCCCTAAGATTAAACTTTTTCTTTGGAGGTGTTGTTCTAATGCTTTGGCTGTGAACCAGCTGTTG ACTGTTTGGTTAGTATCTCCTCTTCGACTTGACACTTCTGAATTTCATAGTGACAATTTTAAGGATTGGCTGAATTTTCTATTTGTATCTGTTCCTGTTAAATCGGATTTTGATATTATTTGGTCTTCTCTATTGTGGCAGATTTGGAAAACTTGGAATAGATTTGTGTTTGATCACTTGGATCCAAGCTTGTCTTCCACCCTTTCTGCCTTTGCTCATACAGTTTCTGAGGGCCAGCTGTGCGTTTCCAACTCTTTGATTTCCGCTAATGGTGCGGTCGCTGCTCCTCGACCTCCGCCTGTTTCACCTCCAAATGGTTTTACTATGTTTGCTGATGGAGCTTGGTGTGCTGCTACTTGgcgtggaagtagaggagttgTTTTTCGCGCTCAGTCTGGTTCTTTTGTGGCTGCCCGTTGTAGGTGTGGCCCATGCTTCTCAGCAGCTACAGCTGAGGCAGAGGCGATTCGTGATGGCATCCTTGCGGCGCTATGTTTCGATCTTTTTCTAATAGTTGTTTTTTCAGACTGCCTTGCTGTTGTTAATGCTTTGAATGCTTTGCCTTGCTCTTTAGACTGGGCTGCTAGGTCTGCTGTGGATGATATACTTTCTGTTTTGTTCTTCTAG